A single genomic interval of uncultured Pseudodesulfovibrio sp. harbors:
- a CDS encoding argininosuccinate synthase, translated as MSKIEKVVLAYSGGLDTSIILKWIKNHYDCEVVTMTADLGQGEEMDGIDEKAMATGACKAYVEDMREEFVRDYVFPMFRANALYEGRYLLGTAIARPLISKRMVEIAELEGAQAVSHGATGKGNDQVRFELATMALNPRLRTIAPWREWELKSRTDLMNFAKDNGIPIPVSRKKPWSIDANLLHTSFEGGELEDPWNSPGPDCYRNITPPEMCPDEPEEITIDFEAGDPIAINSVKYSPAALLAKLNELGGKHGIGRVDMVENRFVGMKSRGVYETPGGTILAAAHRDLEGLCMDREMMHLRDSLIPKYATMVYNGYWFSPEREAMQAMIDKSQEKVTGTVRVKLYKGNCVPLGRKSPFSMYNPELATFEEDYIYDQADAEGFIKLVGLRLKGRMQQSKWGGKDVEDTCES; from the coding sequence ATGAGTAAAATAGAAAAAGTCGTTCTCGCCTATTCCGGCGGGCTGGATACGTCCATTATCCTCAAGTGGATCAAGAACCACTATGACTGTGAAGTCGTCACCATGACCGCAGACCTCGGTCAGGGTGAGGAAATGGACGGCATTGATGAAAAGGCCATGGCAACCGGTGCCTGCAAGGCATATGTCGAAGACATGCGTGAGGAATTTGTCCGCGATTACGTCTTCCCTATGTTCCGTGCCAATGCCCTCTACGAAGGCCGTTACCTGCTCGGTACCGCTATCGCCCGTCCTCTGATCTCCAAGCGCATGGTGGAAATCGCCGAGCTTGAAGGCGCTCAGGCCGTGTCTCACGGTGCTACGGGCAAGGGAAATGATCAGGTTCGTTTCGAACTGGCGACCATGGCTCTCAACCCGCGTCTGCGGACCATTGCCCCGTGGCGCGAGTGGGAACTCAAGTCCCGCACCGACCTCATGAATTTTGCCAAGGATAATGGCATCCCCATTCCGGTGAGCCGCAAGAAGCCGTGGTCCATCGACGCCAACCTGCTGCACACCTCTTTTGAGGGTGGCGAGTTGGAAGATCCGTGGAATTCCCCCGGCCCGGACTGCTACCGCAACATCACGCCCCCAGAGATGTGCCCGGATGAGCCGGAAGAGATCACCATTGATTTCGAAGCCGGTGATCCCATCGCCATCAACAGCGTCAAGTACTCTCCGGCTGCATTGCTCGCCAAGCTCAACGAACTGGGCGGAAAGCACGGTATCGGCCGTGTCGATATGGTTGAAAACCGTTTCGTGGGCATGAAGTCACGCGGCGTGTACGAGACTCCCGGCGGCACCATCCTCGCTGCGGCCCATCGCGACCTTGAAGGACTGTGCATGGACCGTGAGATGATGCATCTACGCGACAGCCTGATTCCGAAATACGCGACCATGGTCTACAACGGCTACTGGTTCTCTCCGGAACGTGAAGCCATGCAGGCCATGATCGACAAATCACAGGAGAAGGTCACCGGTACTGTCCGCGTGAAGTTGTACAAGGGCAATTGCGTACCGTTGGGCCGCAAGTCCCCGTTCTCCATGTACAACCCGGAACTGGCGACATTCGAGGAAGACTACATTTACGATCAGGCCGATGCCGAAGGGTTCATTAAGTTGGTCGGATTGCGCCTCAAGGGCCGCATGCAGCAGTCCAAGTGGGGCGGCAAGGACGTCGAAGACACCTGCGAGAGCTAA
- the argH gene encoding argininosuccinate lyase, with protein sequence MAQKKMWGGRFAQGTAASMEAYSESVSYDWQLYAEDIRGSQAHARVLAKQGFLTKEEAKQICDGLDAVKAEIEAGEFVWKTEMEDVHMNIESRLTEIIGAVGGKLHTARSRNDQVALDFRLHVAARLAAWQEYLLSLIETYIVRAKVHGDTLLPGCTHFQPAQPVSLAHHLLAYCQMFKRDYERVTDCLKRVRVMPLGAAALAGTTHPVNPQAVADDLGMDTIFANSMDAVSDRDFVLEAVFAGSLIMTHLSRMCEEIIIWANPNFGYVKLPDQYATGSSIMPQKKNPDACELMRGKTGRVVGSLTGLLVLLKGLPMTYNRDLQEDKEPFFDADKTVSASLGIMNGMLRQLEFVPEKMLATVERGFLNATELADYLAAKGVPFREAHHITGAAVAFAEGKGVGLEDLSLADFKEFSAEIEDDVFEVLDYKTAVERRTSPGGTGPASVVRQVADLEAWLVSLK encoded by the coding sequence ATGGCACAGAAGAAAATGTGGGGCGGCCGGTTTGCCCAAGGTACGGCCGCTTCCATGGAAGCATATTCCGAATCCGTATCCTATGACTGGCAGTTGTATGCCGAGGATATTCGCGGGTCACAGGCTCATGCCCGTGTGCTTGCGAAGCAGGGATTCCTGACCAAAGAAGAGGCCAAACAGATTTGTGACGGACTCGATGCGGTCAAGGCCGAGATCGAGGCTGGTGAGTTCGTGTGGAAGACCGAAATGGAAGACGTCCACATGAACATCGAGTCGCGCCTGACCGAAATCATCGGTGCTGTCGGCGGCAAGCTGCATACTGCGCGCAGCCGCAACGATCAGGTGGCGCTGGATTTCCGTCTGCATGTGGCCGCACGGCTGGCTGCATGGCAGGAATATCTGCTTTCGCTCATTGAGACCTATATCGTTCGTGCCAAGGTGCATGGCGACACGCTGCTGCCCGGTTGCACGCATTTTCAGCCTGCCCAGCCCGTCAGTCTGGCGCATCATCTGCTTGCCTACTGCCAGATGTTCAAGCGTGATTACGAGCGCGTGACCGATTGCCTGAAGCGGGTGCGTGTCATGCCGCTGGGCGCTGCCGCATTGGCCGGAACCACCCATCCTGTGAATCCGCAGGCAGTGGCTGACGACCTCGGCATGGATACCATCTTTGCCAATTCCATGGACGCTGTTTCCGACCGTGATTTCGTGTTGGAAGCCGTGTTCGCGGGAAGTCTCATCATGACGCATCTTTCCCGCATGTGCGAAGAGATCATCATTTGGGCCAACCCCAATTTCGGGTATGTGAAACTGCCGGACCAATATGCGACCGGCTCTTCCATCATGCCGCAGAAGAAGAATCCGGATGCCTGCGAACTCATGCGTGGCAAGACCGGTCGCGTTGTCGGGTCCCTGACCGGCCTGCTTGTGCTTCTCAAGGGATTGCCCATGACGTACAATCGTGATTTGCAGGAAGACAAGGAACCGTTTTTTGACGCGGACAAGACCGTCTCGGCTTCGCTCGGCATCATGAACGGCATGCTCAGGCAGCTTGAATTCGTGCCTGAAAAGATGCTCGCTACGGTGGAACGAGGGTTTCTCAACGCCACTGAACTTGCGGACTATCTTGCCGCAAAGGGCGTACCGTTCCGTGAAGCACATCATATTACAGGGGCTGCTGTTGCCTTTGCAGAAGGGAAGGGTGTCGGGTTGGAAGACCTGAGCCTTGCCGACTTCAAGGAGTTTTCCGCAGAGATTGAGGACGATGTTTTCGAAGTGCTTGATTACAAGACTGCGGTCGAGCGCCGAACCTCGCCCGGAGGCACCGGACCGGCCTCAGTGGTCAGACAAGTTGCCGATCTTGAGGCATGGCTAGTGTCTTTAAAATAG
- a CDS encoding ABC transporter substrate-binding protein codes for MRVGIISAKTGDAARSGLRIADAARFAAAEINAHGGFLGHHVVLIEFDNKSTPEGSINAARQAVKADVLAVVGAAWSSNSLAAAKILQPAGIPMISPLSTNPDVTRVGDCIFRISFTDDFQGKGLAQFALTNLQAATAVVLVNEKRPYSEHLAETFISTFESGHGRLLWRGNYGSDVVLHDDIIRAVAGLKPDVVFIPDSFKHVGGFLVAAKQQGVNSKFLSGDGIGLKLYDEIGFDAEGVYYSNHWSRWVNTPESKEFVRKFESVYGPIKTNAPALTYDCMTVLADAVRRSGSLNRKKVRDALSETNGVKGITGTISFNSLGDPVKSMTINQLRFGGLLFVEQITP; via the coding sequence GTGAGGGTCGGAATTATTTCCGCCAAGACGGGTGATGCGGCTCGTTCCGGTTTGAGAATTGCCGATGCCGCACGGTTTGCCGCTGCGGAAATCAATGCCCACGGTGGTTTTCTCGGTCATCACGTTGTGCTCATTGAATTTGATAACAAGAGCACCCCCGAGGGCAGCATCAATGCAGCCAGACAGGCTGTCAAGGCCGATGTTCTCGCGGTTGTCGGTGCGGCGTGGAGTTCCAATTCTCTTGCTGCTGCGAAAATTCTGCAACCCGCAGGTATCCCGATGATCAGTCCGCTTTCGACAAATCCGGATGTGACAAGGGTCGGGGATTGTATTTTCCGAATAAGTTTCACTGACGATTTTCAGGGAAAAGGGCTGGCCCAATTCGCATTGACAAATCTTCAGGCTGCGACCGCAGTGGTGCTGGTGAATGAAAAGCGTCCCTATAGCGAGCACCTCGCCGAGACTTTCATTTCCACTTTTGAGTCTGGGCATGGGCGTTTGCTTTGGCGCGGCAATTATGGCTCTGATGTCGTTTTGCATGACGATATCATTCGTGCTGTAGCGGGACTCAAACCTGACGTTGTTTTCATACCCGATTCTTTCAAGCATGTGGGGGGATTTCTGGTTGCGGCCAAGCAGCAGGGCGTGAATTCGAAATTTCTTAGTGGTGACGGCATTGGGTTGAAGCTGTATGACGAAATCGGTTTTGATGCCGAAGGAGTATATTATTCGAATCACTGGAGTCGATGGGTCAACACTCCGGAATCGAAAGAATTCGTCCGAAAATTTGAATCGGTGTACGGACCGATCAAGACCAATGCGCCTGCTTTGACCTATGATTGCATGACCGTACTTGCCGATGCGGTTCGGCGCAGTGGTTCCCTGAACAGGAAGAAGGTCAGGGATGCTTTGAGTGAAACTAACGGGGTCAAGGGAATTACGGGGACGATTTCTTTCAATTCGCTTGGCGATCCGGTCAAGTCGATGACAATCAATCAGTTGCGATTCGGCGGCCTGCTTTTCGTGGAACAGATTACTCCTTGA
- the ybeY gene encoding rRNA maturation RNase YbeY, producing the protein MDSGFRVIRETRLDPHFPLSRRELGEIGASILDALDLIGHSVTLKLVDDAEIARLNKGFLGCTGPTNILSFPADDAAEAPEEGSEDVYLGELALSVDALSREAALYGQSPLGHMARLIAHGTLHLAGYDHGDEMYDLTDAAVDRVLLEFS; encoded by the coding sequence ATGGATTCAGGTTTCAGGGTGATTCGAGAAACGCGGCTTGATCCGCATTTTCCCTTGTCCCGCCGAGAGCTCGGCGAGATAGGCGCATCCATTCTTGATGCCTTGGACCTGATCGGGCATTCCGTGACGCTCAAGCTGGTTGATGATGCGGAAATAGCTCGTCTGAACAAGGGCTTTTTGGGCTGTACCGGTCCCACCAATATTTTGAGTTTTCCGGCTGATGATGCGGCCGAGGCCCCGGAGGAAGGTTCGGAAGACGTTTATCTTGGCGAACTCGCTCTTTCCGTGGATGCGCTGTCGCGTGAAGCCGCTCTTTACGGCCAGTCTCCACTCGGTCATATGGCGAGGTTGATTGCTCATGGCACGCTCCATCTGGCCGGATATGACCATGGCGATGAAATGTATGATTTGACCGATGCGGCAGTTGATCGTGTCCTTCTTGAATTCTCCTGA
- a CDS encoding ATP-binding protein yields the protein MSSRNAIKGKKLYNILFYGVIFTVVAVGALAFWGVREVRRDAAAVAVESSARGLSGAVTVLINAVTSSNDEMGVDVLASLKPSSLRTSFSRVLKKHGALTAVMVSDGEGLRYMLTRQQSGLQEVVPMREDGGTTRITLLKADGSAAEKAKNIHDDNTEFNDILANEFKHLMPGQVNWRSSYRYYDAGESWLTASTLIVVNGQNYMMSYVFPVDTVVSRLGGAERGSAEKVFLFWDSGKVLPIEGAAQTEIQGDRASHALEANNVSDPVIAQASALLASGGKYRKAPFLFSVDKEAWWGYVLPLSVFGDTMSLGVAVPRKNIVSALTSDTFLQVFGGLLVVLAAGALFVLHRNRARIQALGLKQKMPVSAQDVLRLIAEGESSELEFKQTLRFNLKSGKNGREIEHASMKTVAGFMNSAGGTLFVGVADDGVVAGFEEDKFGNADKALLHFNNLVNQHFGAEFARYIDTAVIEVQGKSVLRVFCIPAAVPAILKNGQNEEFYVRSGPASRQLSLSQFYEWLQNH from the coding sequence ATGTCGAGCCGAAATGCCATTAAGGGAAAGAAGCTTTACAATATCCTTTTTTACGGTGTGATTTTCACGGTTGTCGCCGTGGGGGCGCTGGCTTTCTGGGGAGTGCGGGAGGTTCGCCGCGATGCTGCTGCCGTGGCTGTGGAAAGCTCGGCGCGAGGACTTTCGGGAGCTGTGACCGTGCTTATTAACGCGGTGACCAGTTCCAACGACGAGATGGGAGTGGATGTTCTGGCGAGTCTCAAACCATCATCTTTGCGGACGTCGTTTTCCCGGGTGCTCAAAAAGCATGGTGCCCTGACTGCCGTCATGGTGTCAGACGGGGAAGGGCTTCGTTACATGCTTACCCGCCAGCAATCCGGTTTGCAGGAAGTGGTTCCGATGCGGGAAGATGGCGGTACGACGCGCATTACCCTGTTGAAAGCAGATGGTTCGGCGGCTGAAAAAGCCAAGAATATTCATGATGACAACACGGAATTCAATGATATTCTCGCCAATGAGTTCAAGCATCTCATGCCCGGTCAGGTCAATTGGCGCAGTTCGTATCGTTATTATGATGCCGGAGAGTCGTGGCTCACAGCATCGACACTGATCGTCGTCAATGGGCAGAATTACATGATGTCCTATGTCTTTCCTGTTGATACTGTTGTCAGTCGTCTTGGCGGGGCGGAAAGAGGCAGCGCGGAAAAGGTGTTTCTTTTTTGGGACAGCGGTAAGGTCTTGCCTATCGAAGGCGCTGCTCAGACAGAAATTCAGGGGGACAGGGCAAGCCACGCTCTGGAAGCGAATAATGTTTCAGATCCGGTTATAGCCCAAGCTTCGGCTCTGCTTGCTTCCGGTGGCAAGTACCGCAAAGCGCCTTTTTTATTTTCTGTCGATAAGGAAGCGTGGTGGGGATATGTCCTGCCGTTGTCCGTGTTTGGCGATACAATGTCTCTGGGCGTGGCTGTTCCGCGCAAGAATATAGTTTCCGCCTTGACGAGCGATACTTTTCTTCAGGTTTTTGGCGGTCTTCTGGTCGTCCTCGCGGCAGGAGCCCTTTTTGTTTTGCACAGAAATCGGGCTCGGATTCAGGCGCTCGGCCTCAAGCAGAAGATGCCGGTCTCCGCGCAGGATGTGCTTCGGCTTATCGCAGAAGGCGAGAGCAGTGAGCTTGAATTCAAGCAGACACTTCGATTCAACCTCAAGTCCGGCAAGAATGGCCGTGAGATTGAACATGCCAGCATGAAGACCGTAGCCGGTTTCATGAACTCCGCTGGCGGTACCCTGTTTGTGGGAGTCGCCGACGACGGTGTCGTGGCGGGATTTGAAGAGGATAAATTCGGTAACGCGGATAAGGCTCTCCTGCATTTCAACAACCTGGTCAATCAGCACTTCGGGGCAGAGTTTGCCCGGTATATTGATACCGCTGTCATCGAGGTGCAGGGGAAATCAGTTCTTCGTGTATTCTGCATTCCGGCTGCTGTTCCCGCCATCTTGAAGAATGGCCAGAATGAGGAATTTTACGTTCGGAGCGGCCCTGCAAGCCGTCAGCTTTCCTTGAGCCAGTTCTACGAATGGCTACAGAATCATTAA
- the argF gene encoding ornithine carbamoyltransferase, translating to MTKHFLTILDIPRDEAQQVLLRAKEMKDNNVRTDLLAGKTLLLIFEKASTRTRVSFEVGVRHLGGDPVFITSRDSQLGRSEPLKDTARVLSRFADGLIVRTFGQEKLETLVEYGDIPVVNALTDEYHPCQIMSDMLTMYERTPKLDELKLAWVGDGNNMVHSFINGSATFGYELCVACPEGYDPDQAILDKAVSLGAKVSVTRDPAEAVAGAQYVHTDVWASMGQEEEQKKREVAFAGFEVNEALMAKAVDGAKFMHCLPAHRGEEVSESVFESPASIVWDQAENRLHMQKAILEWIYK from the coding sequence ATGACCAAGCATTTTTTGACAATTCTGGATATCCCCAGAGATGAGGCCCAGCAGGTACTTTTGCGTGCCAAAGAGATGAAGGACAACAATGTCCGCACTGATCTTCTGGCAGGGAAAACGCTGCTGCTGATTTTTGAAAAGGCTTCCACTCGGACCCGTGTGTCCTTCGAGGTGGGCGTCCGCCATCTGGGCGGTGACCCTGTTTTTATTACCTCCAGGGATTCCCAACTGGGCCGCAGTGAACCGCTCAAGGATACCGCACGCGTACTTTCGCGATTTGCGGATGGACTCATCGTGCGAACATTCGGCCAGGAAAAGCTCGAAACCCTGGTCGAATACGGCGATATCCCGGTGGTCAACGCGCTGACCGATGAATACCATCCCTGTCAGATCATGAGCGATATGCTGACCATGTATGAGCGGACTCCGAAGCTGGATGAGCTCAAGCTCGCCTGGGTCGGTGACGGCAATAACATGGTGCATTCCTTCATCAACGGTTCGGCAACCTTCGGTTACGAACTGTGTGTCGCCTGCCCTGAAGGGTATGATCCCGATCAGGCCATTCTGGACAAGGCCGTCAGCCTTGGAGCCAAGGTTTCCGTGACCCGCGACCCGGCAGAAGCCGTGGCCGGAGCACAGTATGTCCATACCGATGTGTGGGCGTCCATGGGACAGGAAGAAGAGCAGAAGAAGCGTGAAGTCGCTTTTGCCGGCTTCGAAGTGAACGAGGCGCTTATGGCAAAGGCCGTTGACGGCGCGAAATTCATGCATTGCCTGCCTGCTCACCGGGGCGAGGAAGTCAGTGAAAGCGTGTTTGAAAGTCCGGCTTCGATTGTTTGGGATCAGGCCGAGAACCGGCTGCACATGCAAAAAGCCATTCTTGAATGGATTTATAAATAA